One genomic segment of Methylocystis sp. SC2 includes these proteins:
- a CDS encoding cysteine desulfurase family protein produces the protein MKRRVYLDHNATSPLRPQARAAMLDALETLGNPSSVHAEGRAAKALLEGARAEVARAVGAERRGVVFLSGATEAANLALSPALRREGDEAPIEALLIGAGEHHCVLQGHRFPPDAVETLPLTPEGSIALDALKQALARRAGARVMLALQAVNNETGVIQPVAEAAELIHAAKGVVVCDAVQSVGRLKTTFATTGADIMFFSSHKLGGPMGVGALAFRDESLHPEAPALRGGGQEFGRRAGTENIPGIAGFAAALTAATADLAGEASRLADLRDALERQVLKVAPDARFYGSRAPRAPNASAFSLPGLAPRTMLMALDLENVALSAGSACSSGKMTESHVLAAMGAAEREALRASFGWSSTQEDVEEFGKVLARVVDRIRSRHSAA, from the coding sequence ATGAAAAGACGCGTCTATCTCGACCACAACGCGACATCGCCGCTGCGCCCGCAGGCGCGCGCGGCGATGCTCGACGCGCTGGAGACGCTCGGCAATCCTTCCTCCGTCCATGCCGAGGGCCGGGCGGCCAAGGCGCTGCTCGAAGGCGCACGGGCCGAAGTCGCCAGGGCGGTTGGCGCGGAGCGCCGGGGCGTCGTTTTTTTGAGCGGCGCGACAGAGGCGGCGAATCTCGCGCTGTCGCCAGCGCTTCGCCGAGAGGGCGACGAAGCGCCGATAGAGGCGTTGCTGATCGGCGCCGGCGAACATCACTGCGTCCTGCAGGGGCATCGCTTTCCGCCCGACGCAGTTGAAACCCTTCCGTTGACCCCCGAAGGCTCTATTGCGCTCGACGCGCTGAAACAGGCGCTGGCGCGGCGCGCCGGCGCGCGCGTGATGCTGGCGCTGCAGGCCGTCAACAATGAGACGGGCGTCATTCAGCCGGTCGCCGAGGCGGCCGAGCTGATCCATGCGGCGAAGGGCGTCGTCGTCTGCGACGCCGTGCAATCCGTCGGACGGCTGAAGACGACATTCGCGACGACCGGCGCGGATATAATGTTCTTTTCCTCACATAAGCTGGGCGGCCCGATGGGCGTCGGCGCGCTCGCCTTTCGTGACGAGAGCCTGCATCCGGAGGCGCCGGCGCTGCGCGGCGGCGGCCAGGAATTCGGGCGTCGCGCGGGCACCGAGAATATTCCCGGAATCGCCGGTTTTGCAGCGGCGCTCACGGCGGCGACCGCAGATTTGGCGGGGGAGGCGTCTCGACTCGCCGATTTGCGCGACGCGCTGGAGCGGCAAGTCTTGAAAGTCGCGCCCGACGCCCGATTCTACGGTTCAAGGGCGCCGCGCGCGCCAAACGCCAGCGCTTTCTCACTTCCCGGCCTTGCCCCACGCACGATGCTGATGGCGCTCGACCTCGAGAATGTCGCGCTTTCAGCAGGCTCGGCCTGTTCGTCAGGCAAAATGACGGAATCGCACGTGCTTGCGGCGATGGGCGCGGCTGAAAGGGAGGCGCTGAGGGCCAGTTTCGGTTGGTCTTCGACGCAAGAGGATGTAGAAGAGTTTGGAAAGGTTCTTGCACGTGTCGTGGATCGCATAAGGTCCCGGCATTCCGCCGCCTAG
- the sufC gene encoding Fe-S cluster assembly ATPase SufC: MLEIKDLRVTVGDREILRGLTLSVKAGEVAAIMGPNGTGKSTLSYVIAGREGYEATSGDVRLNGENILDLDPAERAAKGVFLAFQYPVEIPGVATMTFLKAALNAQRRARGEPELQTPEFMKRVKEAAASLGIAPDMLRRPLNAGFSGGEKKRMEILQMALLQPRLAILDETDSGLDIDALRVVADGVNALRSPERAFIVITHYQRLLDYIRPDSVHVMAQGRIMRSGGPELALELEERGYQDYIAQEAA, from the coding sequence ATGCTCGAAATCAAAGACCTCAGAGTCACCGTCGGCGATCGCGAAATTCTCAGGGGCCTTACGCTCAGCGTCAAGGCCGGCGAGGTCGCGGCGATCATGGGGCCGAACGGGACGGGCAAATCGACGCTCTCCTACGTCATCGCCGGCCGCGAAGGCTATGAGGCGACGAGCGGCGACGTGCGGCTCAACGGCGAGAACATTCTCGACCTCGACCCGGCGGAGCGCGCCGCCAAGGGCGTCTTTCTCGCCTTCCAATATCCGGTCGAAATTCCCGGCGTCGCGACGATGACCTTTTTGAAGGCCGCGCTCAACGCGCAGCGGCGCGCCCGCGGCGAGCCGGAATTGCAGACGCCGGAATTCATGAAGCGCGTCAAGGAGGCAGCGGCGTCGCTCGGCATCGCGCCGGACATGCTGCGCCGGCCGCTGAACGCCGGTTTTTCGGGCGGCGAGAAAAAGCGGATGGAAATCCTGCAGATGGCGCTCCTGCAGCCGCGTCTTGCGATCCTCGATGAGACGGATTCCGGGCTCGACATCGACGCGCTGCGCGTCGTCGCGGACGGCGTCAACGCCCTGCGCTCGCCCGAGCGCGCCTTCATCGTCATTACGCATTATCAGCGCCTGCTTGACTATATCAGGCCAGATTCGGTGCACGTGATGGCGCAGGGGCGCATCATGCGGTCGGGCGGTCCGGAACTTGCTCTGGAGCTCGAAGAGCGCGGCTATCAGGATTACATCGCGCAAGAGGCGGCATAG
- a CDS encoding 3-hydroxybutyrate dehydrogenase codes for MNDRRNVIVTGSTSGIGLGIARAFCAQGMNVALNGFGDANDIEHIRAGLAQEFSVDVIYLRADMSQPSAVRGMIDEAAQALGPIDVLVNNAGIQFVSPIEDFPPEKWDAIIAVDLSAAFHAIRAVVPSMKRRKTGRIINVASAHALVASPFKSAYVSAKHGVAGLTKTVALEVAEDNITVNAICPGYVLTPLVDRQIPDTAKARGISEQEVVRDVLLAAQPTKRFVTVEEVAALAMFLAGEHAGSITGAIIPIDGGWTAH; via the coding sequence ATGAACGATCGCCGCAATGTCATCGTGACAGGTTCGACCAGCGGCATTGGGCTCGGAATCGCGCGCGCCTTTTGCGCCCAAGGCATGAACGTCGCGCTCAATGGTTTCGGCGACGCCAATGACATCGAACATATTCGCGCCGGACTCGCGCAGGAATTCTCGGTCGACGTGATCTATTTGCGGGCCGACATGTCGCAGCCGTCCGCCGTCCGCGGGATGATCGACGAAGCCGCGCAGGCGCTCGGGCCAATCGACGTGCTCGTCAACAACGCCGGCATACAATTCGTTTCGCCGATCGAGGATTTTCCTCCGGAGAAATGGGACGCCATCATCGCGGTCGATCTATCGGCGGCGTTTCACGCCATCCGGGCGGTCGTTCCGTCGATGAAGCGGCGCAAGACCGGCCGCATCATCAATGTGGCTTCGGCGCATGCGCTTGTCGCGTCGCCGTTCAAATCCGCCTATGTGTCGGCCAAGCACGGCGTCGCCGGGCTCACCAAGACCGTGGCGCTCGAAGTCGCCGAAGACAATATCACCGTGAATGCGATCTGCCCCGGCTATGTGCTGACGCCGCTCGTTGATCGGCAAATTCCGGATACGGCGAAAGCGCGCGGCATCAGCGAGCAGGAGGTCGTGCGCGACGTGCTGCTCGCGGCGCAGCCGACCAAGCGCTTCGTGACGGTCGAGGAAGTCGCGGCGCTCGCCATGTTCCTCGCCGGCGAACACGCGGGCTCGATCACCGGCGCGATCATTCCGATCGACGGCGGCTGGACCGCGCACTGA
- a CDS encoding CopG family transcriptional regulator: MRTLHISLPEELESELAAAVDSGELVSENEAIRAAVAQWRTERLVERMNVDEVRRLWREGVESGPGRFGAIDEIKAEARRRHSQS, translated from the coding sequence ATGCGCACGTTACACATTTCTCTTCCAGAGGAATTGGAGTCCGAACTTGCTGCTGCGGTCGATTCCGGCGAGCTCGTGTCGGAGAATGAGGCCATTCGCGCCGCAGTGGCGCAATGGCGCACGGAACGCCTTGTCGAGCGTATGAACGTGGATGAAGTGCGAAGACTATGGCGCGAAGGAGTCGAAAGCGGCCCCGGGCGTTTCGGGGCGATCGATGAAATCAAAGCCGAGGCGCGCCGTCGTCATTCACAGAGCTAA
- a CDS encoding acetoacetate decarboxylase: protein MRIENILDLPSMPLAGPSYPKGPYRFINREYMIISYETDPEIVREQLPEPLEPVDTPLVHYEFIGMPDSSGFGSYTESGVVIPCRYKGEEMNFVSQMYLDDDPPIVAGREIWGFPKKYAHPKLEIVKDTLTGTLEYAGQIVALGTMGYKHESMAGNGVKTTATLAKTQVNLKLIPGVDGKPALCQLVCYNLTEIVVKGSWIGPGRLHLAPHVNAPVADLPVRRVVGAHHFIADLTLPYGRVLYDYLSPDK from the coding sequence ATGCGCATCGAAAACATTCTCGATCTGCCGTCCATGCCGCTCGCCGGCCCGAGCTATCCGAAGGGGCCGTACAGATTCATCAATCGGGAATATATGATCATTTCCTATGAAACCGATCCCGAGATCGTGCGCGAACAATTGCCCGAGCCGCTCGAGCCGGTCGATACGCCGCTCGTCCATTACGAGTTCATCGGCATGCCGGATTCGTCCGGCTTCGGCAGCTATACCGAGTCCGGCGTCGTCATTCCCTGCCGCTACAAGGGCGAGGAGATGAATTTCGTCAGCCAGATGTATCTCGATGACGATCCGCCGATCGTCGCGGGCCGTGAAATCTGGGGCTTTCCGAAGAAATACGCGCATCCGAAGCTCGAAATCGTAAAGGACACGCTCACCGGCACGTTGGAATACGCCGGACAGATCGTGGCCCTCGGCACCATGGGCTACAAGCATGAGAGCATGGCCGGCAATGGCGTGAAGACGACGGCGACGCTCGCCAAGACGCAGGTCAATCTCAAGCTCATTCCCGGCGTCGACGGCAAGCCGGCGCTCTGCCAGCTCGTCTGTTACAATCTCACCGAGATCGTCGTGAAGGGCTCGTGGATCGGTCCCGGCCGGCTGCATCTCGCGCCGCATGTCAACGCGCCCGTCGCCGATCTTCCCGTGCGCCGCGTCGTCGGCGCGCATCATTTCATCGCCGATCTGACGCTGCCTTACGGCCGGGTGCTTTATGATTATCTGTCGCCGGACAAATGA
- the sufB gene encoding Fe-S cluster assembly protein SufB → MAARQETVARVESIDVDAYKYGFSTDIESEKAPKGLNEDIVRFISAKKNEPQWLTDWRLEAYRRWLTMPEPRWARVHYPRIDFQDLYYYSAPKSTPGPKSLDEVDPELLRTYEKLGIPLREQEILTGVETRRVAVDAVFDSVSVATTFKAELAKAGVIFCPISEAVQTHPELVRKYLGSVVPVTDNFYATLNSAVFSDGSFVYVPKGVRCPMELSTYFRINEQNTGQFERTLIIADEGSYVSYLEGCTAPKRDENQLHAAVVELVALDDAEIKYSTVQNWYPGDSEGRGGIYNFVTKRGDCRGRNSHISWTQVETGSAITWKYPSCILRGDGSQGEFYSIAVSNGYQQVDSGTKMLHLGKNTKSRIISKGISAGRSQNTYRGQVSAHRKADGARNFTQCDSLLIGSNCGAHTVPYIESKNPSAQFEHEATTSKISEDQLFYAMQRGLSAEEATALIVNGFVRDVLQQLPMEFAVEAQKLISISLEGSVG, encoded by the coding sequence ATGGCGGCTCGTCAGGAGACCGTTGCGCGCGTCGAGTCCATCGACGTCGACGCCTATAAGTACGGGTTTTCGACCGATATCGAATCGGAAAAGGCCCCCAAGGGCCTGAATGAAGACATCGTTCGTTTCATCTCGGCCAAGAAGAACGAGCCGCAGTGGCTCACCGATTGGCGCCTCGAGGCCTACCGGCGCTGGCTGACGATGCCTGAGCCGCGCTGGGCGCGCGTACACTATCCGCGCATCGACTTCCAGGACCTCTATTATTACTCGGCCCCAAAATCCACGCCGGGCCCGAAGTCGCTCGACGAGGTCGATCCCGAGCTGCTGCGCACGTACGAGAAGCTTGGCATCCCGCTGCGCGAGCAAGAAATTCTCACCGGCGTCGAGACCCGCCGCGTGGCCGTTGACGCGGTTTTCGACAGCGTGTCCGTCGCGACCACCTTCAAGGCGGAGCTGGCCAAGGCGGGCGTGATCTTCTGCCCGATTTCCGAGGCGGTGCAGACGCACCCGGAGCTCGTGCGGAAATATCTCGGCTCCGTCGTGCCGGTGACCGACAATTTCTACGCGACGCTGAACAGCGCGGTCTTCTCCGACGGCTCCTTCGTCTATGTGCCGAAGGGCGTGCGCTGCCCGATGGAGCTTTCGACCTACTTCCGCATCAATGAGCAGAATACGGGACAGTTCGAGCGCACGCTGATCATCGCCGACGAAGGCTCCTATGTGAGCTACCTCGAAGGCTGCACGGCGCCCAAGCGCGACGAAAACCAGCTTCATGCGGCGGTGGTGGAGCTCGTCGCGCTCGACGACGCCGAAATCAAATATTCGACGGTGCAGAACTGGTATCCCGGCGACAGCGAGGGCAGGGGCGGCATTTACAATTTCGTCACCAAGCGCGGCGATTGCCGCGGGCGCAATTCGCATATCTCCTGGACGCAGGTCGAGACGGGCTCGGCGATCACCTGGAAATATCCCTCATGCATCCTGCGCGGCGACGGTTCGCAGGGCGAGTTCTATTCGATCGCGGTGTCGAACGGCTATCAGCAGGTCGACAGCGGCACCAAGATGCTGCATCTGGGCAAGAACACCAAAAGCCGCATCATCTCCAAGGGCATCTCGGCCGGACGTTCGCAGAACACCTATCGCGGCCAGGTTTCCGCGCATCGTAAGGCGGACGGCGCACGCAACTTCACGCAGTGCGACAGTCTGCTGATCGGGTCCAACTGCGGCGCGCATACGGTTCCCTATATCGAATCGAAGAATCCGAGCGCGCAGTTCGAGCATGAAGCGACGACGTCCAAGATTTCCGAGGACCAGCTGTTCTACGCCATGCAGCGCGGGCTTTCGGCGGAAGAGGCGACGGCGCTGATCGTCAACGGCTTCGTGCGCGACGTGCTGCAGCAGCTGCCGATGGAGTTCGCGGTCGAAGCGCAGAAGCTGATCTCGATTTCGCTCGAAGGGAGCGTTGGGTGA